The following coding sequences are from one Streptomyces sp. NBC_01232 window:
- a CDS encoding sensor histidine kinase has product MSGGRRRLGRVWRRRRPLRTRLALSVTAAVALVAIGVCVAAYVVVRSVLYQQLDLSLTQAARLAAQRDPGAAPGILAGECRFLAAPACAEVVPADPAKDPATPGQLPVDPAARKVAAGTKAPYYTNITVAGFPARMLTTDYAQGRALQVALRADTVEDGIEEASQWLVLTAAAGVLLAALLGHWVSRTGLAPVTRLTATAERIAATRDPRHRIELPPPGREDEITRLATSFNTMLGELEQSVTAQRRLVADASHELRTPLTALRTNAELLARADRLTPDQRERASAALGRQLREVTGLVNDLIELARDEEPQPLVEQVRLGALVEHCAQAARTHWPSVPFHVRVPPEPVVVPGVPARLSRLLGNLLDNAAKFSGGGLPVEVELVAGLPGRGPELTVRDHGPGISAQDLPHVFDRFYRAGAARALPGSGLGLAMARQIARAHAAELMAEAAPGGGALFRLTF; this is encoded by the coding sequence GTGAGCGGCGGCCGTCGGCGGCTCGGCCGGGTCTGGCGCAGGCGCCGTCCGCTGCGGACCCGGCTGGCGCTCTCCGTCACCGCCGCCGTGGCCCTCGTGGCCATCGGGGTGTGCGTGGCGGCGTACGTGGTGGTCCGGTCCGTGCTCTACCAGCAGCTCGACCTCAGCCTGACCCAGGCCGCGCGGCTCGCCGCCCAGCGCGACCCGGGCGCCGCACCCGGCATCCTGGCCGGAGAGTGCCGCTTCCTGGCGGCTCCCGCCTGCGCGGAAGTGGTCCCCGCCGACCCGGCCAAGGACCCCGCGACGCCGGGACAGCTACCCGTGGACCCGGCCGCGCGGAAGGTCGCAGCGGGCACGAAGGCCCCGTACTACACGAACATCACGGTGGCCGGATTCCCCGCACGCATGCTCACCACCGACTACGCCCAGGGGCGGGCGCTGCAGGTCGCCCTGCGGGCGGACACGGTCGAGGACGGCATCGAGGAGGCCTCCCAATGGCTCGTGCTGACGGCGGCGGCCGGCGTGCTGCTCGCCGCACTCCTCGGGCACTGGGTCTCACGGACCGGCCTGGCCCCCGTCACCCGGCTCACGGCGACGGCCGAGCGGATCGCCGCCACCCGTGACCCCCGGCACCGGATCGAACTGCCGCCACCGGGGCGGGAGGACGAGATCACCCGGCTCGCCACAAGCTTCAACACCATGCTGGGGGAGCTCGAACAGTCGGTCACCGCACAGCGCCGACTGGTCGCGGACGCCTCGCACGAACTGCGCACCCCGCTGACGGCGCTGCGGACCAACGCCGAACTGCTGGCACGGGCGGACAGGCTCACACCGGACCAGCGCGAACGGGCCTCCGCCGCGCTGGGGCGCCAGCTGCGGGAGGTGACGGGGCTCGTGAACGACCTGATCGAGCTGGCACGCGACGAGGAACCGCAGCCGCTGGTGGAACAGGTACGGCTGGGCGCGCTGGTGGAGCACTGCGCACAGGCCGCACGGACGCACTGGCCGTCCGTGCCCTTCCACGTACGGGTGCCGCCGGAGCCGGTCGTGGTGCCGGGGGTGCCGGCGCGGCTCAGCCGACTGCTGGGGAACCTGCTGGACAACGCGGCCAAATTCAGCGGGGGAGGGCTGCCCGTCGAGGTGGAGCTCGTGGCGGGCCTACCGGGCCGGGGGCCGGAACTGACGGTGCGCGACCACGGGCCGGGGATCTCGGCGCAGGATCTGCCGCACGTCTTCGACCGGTTCTACCGCGCCGGGGCGGCCCGCGCCCTGCCGGGGTCCGGTCTGGGCCTGGCCATGGCACGGCAGATCGCACGGGCGCACGCCGCCGAACTGATGGCGGAGGCCGCCCCGGGCGGGGGCGCTCTGTTCCGGCTGACGTTCTGA
- a CDS encoding response regulator transcription factor: MNQAGAALHAGHTGHRDSRRILVVDDEPEVRAAVEDGLAVEGYEVRGAADGLAALSQVAAWEPDAVVLDVMMPVLDGLAVCRQLRAMGDRTPVLVLTALDSVSERVDGLEAGADDYLVKPFALDELVARVRALLRRAAPGPAGAAPLGFADLVLDPATRTGRRGGRPLEFSRTEAALLELLLRHPGQVLPRELILELVWGRDFGPDSNSLAVYVGYLRRKLEAGGEPRLVHTVHGVGYRLDAA; encoded by the coding sequence ATGAACCAGGCAGGCGCCGCACTCCACGCGGGCCACACCGGCCACAGGGACAGCCGTCGCATCCTCGTCGTCGACGACGAGCCCGAGGTGCGGGCGGCCGTAGAGGACGGGCTGGCGGTCGAGGGGTACGAGGTCCGGGGCGCCGCGGACGGCTTGGCGGCCCTCTCCCAGGTGGCGGCCTGGGAGCCCGACGCGGTCGTCCTCGACGTCATGATGCCCGTGCTCGACGGGCTCGCCGTCTGCCGGCAGCTGCGCGCGATGGGCGACCGTACGCCCGTCCTCGTCCTGACCGCGCTCGACTCCGTCAGCGAGCGCGTCGACGGACTGGAGGCGGGGGCCGACGACTACCTCGTCAAGCCGTTCGCCCTGGACGAGCTGGTCGCCCGCGTCCGGGCGCTGCTGCGGCGGGCCGCGCCCGGGCCCGCCGGCGCCGCCCCGCTCGGCTTCGCCGACCTCGTCCTCGACCCCGCGACCCGGACCGGGCGCCGGGGCGGACGGCCACTGGAGTTCAGCCGTACCGAAGCGGCCCTGCTCGAGCTGCTCCTACGCCACCCCGGCCAGGTGCTCCCGCGCGAGCTGATCCTGGAGCTGGTGTGGGGACGGGACTTCGGCCCGGACTCCAACTCCCTGGCCGTCTACGTCGGCTACCTGCGCCGGAAGCTGGAGGCCGGGGGAGAGCCCCGGCTGGTCCACACCGTCCACGGGGTCGGCTATCGGCTGGACGCGGCGTGA
- a CDS encoding UDP-N-acetylglucosamine--N-acetylmuramyl-(pentapeptide) pyrophosphoryl-undecaprenol N-acetylglucosamine transferase — MTTPHTPAALSVVIGAGGTGGHIYPGLALAEALRAAVPGAVVSFIGTERGLETELIPGAGYRLHTVDMIPFDPALGAKRYLLPAALLRSAHQARSVIRGQGAHAVVGMGGYPSAPAVLGARLAGLPAVIHESNAVPGRANQFAARLTPHVAVAFDRSRGHLSGGDRALTTGMPISAALSGLAELPGPARVALRAEARRALGVPAGRRLVVFNGGSLGAVRLTRAAAALAGLWQYRDDVQLLVKTGPAALVDTVADLAASGGQRIARAVPYLDRMDLVYAAADLVVCRAGSATVAELAATGVPSVLVPYPYAPGDHQTHNARVLSDAGAGLLLPDNETTAERLAGLIGPLLADPARLAAMAGAAEPGPHARAAELLAAEVLRVAGVVPSPAPHLERI, encoded by the coding sequence ATGACCACACCACACACACCCGCGGCACTGTCCGTCGTGATCGGTGCGGGCGGCACCGGCGGCCACATCTATCCCGGCCTCGCCCTCGCGGAGGCGCTCCGCGCCGCCGTGCCGGGCGCCGTGGTCTCGTTCATCGGGACCGAGCGGGGCCTGGAGACCGAGCTGATCCCCGGCGCCGGCTACCGCCTGCACACCGTCGACATGATCCCCTTCGATCCCGCGCTGGGCGCGAAGCGCTACCTGCTGCCCGCGGCGCTGCTGCGTTCGGCGCACCAGGCCCGCTCGGTGATCCGGGGGCAGGGCGCCCACGCGGTCGTGGGCATGGGCGGCTATCCCAGCGCCCCCGCCGTCCTCGGGGCGCGGCTGGCCGGGCTGCCGGCCGTGATCCACGAGTCCAACGCGGTGCCCGGCCGGGCCAACCAGTTCGCGGCCCGCCTCACCCCGCACGTCGCGGTGGCCTTCGACCGCAGCCGGGGCCACCTCTCGGGTGGTGACCGGGCGCTGACCACGGGGATGCCGATCTCCGCGGCCCTGTCCGGCCTCGCCGAGCTGCCCGGGCCGGCCCGGGTGGCGCTGCGCGCCGAGGCCCGGCGCGCGCTCGGCGTCCCCGCGGGGCGGCGGCTGGTCGTCTTCAACGGCGGCAGCCTGGGCGCCGTACGCCTCACCCGGGCGGCGGCCGCGCTGGCCGGGCTCTGGCAGTACCGGGACGACGTACAGCTGCTGGTCAAGACCGGCCCGGCCGCGCTCGTCGACACGGTGGCCGACCTCGCGGCGTCCGGCGGGCAGCGGATCGCCCGGGCCGTGCCGTACCTGGACCGGATGGACCTCGTCTACGCGGCCGCCGACCTGGTGGTGTGCCGGGCGGGCTCGGCGACCGTCGCCGAGCTGGCGGCCACCGGTGTCCCGTCGGTCCTGGTGCCGTACCCGTACGCGCCCGGCGACCACCAGACGCACAACGCGCGGGTGCTGTCCGACGCGGGCGCGGGACTGCTGCTGCCCGACAACGAGACCACCGCGGAACGCCTCGCCGGCCTCATCGGGCCGCTGCTGGCCGATCCGGCCCGACTGGCGGCGATGGCCGGCGCCGCCGAACCCGGCCCGCACGCGCGGGCCGCCGAACTGCTGGCCGCGGAGGTCCTCCGCGTCGCCGGTGTCGTCCCCTCCCCTGCCCCTCACCTGGAGCGCATATGA
- a CDS encoding SDR family NAD(P)-dependent oxidoreductase, translating into MNSWTDRTVLVTGAEGFIGSTLVDLLVSRGARVRAFVHYKPYAEKGHLARYLADPDGPVEMWAGDVRDAGRVSDAVAGCDTVFHLAALIGIPYSYASPGAYVQTNVTGTQNVAEACRRHGVRRLVHTSTSEVYGTALTAPISESHPLQPQSPYSASKIGADMMALSFHHAFELPVTVVRPFNTYGPRQSARAVIPTILAQLHAGSREIRLGSLTPTRDFTYVTDTAEGFLAVADCDRALGETVNLGTGEEISVGALAEALIAASGRDAAVVADPTRLRPSGSEVQRLLSDNSRAREWAGWRPRVGLEEGLRRTSDWIAANPALFAPDRYAV; encoded by the coding sequence ATGAACAGCTGGACCGACCGCACCGTCCTCGTCACCGGCGCCGAGGGCTTCATCGGCTCGACGCTGGTGGACCTGCTGGTGTCGCGGGGCGCGCGGGTGCGTGCCTTCGTCCACTACAAGCCGTACGCCGAGAAGGGTCACCTGGCGCGCTACCTCGCCGACCCGGACGGCCCGGTGGAGATGTGGGCGGGCGACGTCCGCGACGCGGGCCGGGTCAGTGACGCGGTGGCCGGCTGCGACACCGTCTTCCACCTGGCGGCGCTGATCGGCATTCCGTACAGCTACGCCTCGCCGGGCGCGTACGTGCAGACGAACGTGACCGGGACGCAGAACGTGGCGGAGGCCTGCCGTCGGCACGGGGTCCGCCGGCTCGTGCACACCTCGACCAGCGAGGTGTACGGGACGGCGCTGACCGCGCCCATCTCCGAGAGCCACCCGCTGCAGCCGCAGTCCCCGTACTCGGCGTCGAAGATCGGCGCGGACATGATGGCGCTCTCCTTCCACCATGCCTTCGAACTCCCGGTGACGGTGGTACGCCCCTTCAACACGTACGGGCCGCGCCAGTCGGCACGCGCGGTCATCCCGACGATCCTGGCCCAGCTGCACGCGGGGTCCCGGGAGATCCGCCTCGGCTCGCTCACCCCGACCCGGGACTTCACGTACGTGACGGATACGGCGGAGGGCTTCCTGGCGGTGGCGGACTGCGACCGGGCACTGGGTGAGACCGTCAACCTCGGCACCGGCGAGGAGATCTCCGTCGGCGCGCTCGCCGAGGCCCTGATCGCGGCCTCGGGGCGGGATGCGGCGGTGGTGGCGGACCCGACCCGGCTGCGTCCGTCGGGGAGCGAGGTCCAGCGCCTGTTGTCGGACAACTCCCGGGCCCGCGAGTGGGCTGGCTGGCGGCCCCGCGTCGGCCTGGAGGAGGGCCTGCGCCGCACGTCGGACTGGATCGCGGCGAACCCCGCCCTCTTCGCGCCGGACCGGTACGCGGTGTAG
- the puuE gene encoding allantoinase PuuE produces the protein MSEHQRDLIGYGAEPPHAAWPGGARVAVSLVLNYEEGGEQNVLEGDPASEGFLHELVGAPPVSGGRDLNVESLFAYGSRAGFWRVHRTLAAHGAPLTVYAVAQALERNPGAARAMGAAGWEVASHSRRWIDYRHVPEDIERADIARSIATIERLVGRRPVGWYTGRTSLSTRRLVAEEGGFLYDSDDYSDDLPFYVEAAGRPHLVVPYSLDANDFKFLIVHGFTTADDMLTYLIDTFDALHAEGADRPRMMSVGLHCRIIGRPGRIRALDGFLKHVAQRGGAWVTTRERIARHWLTTHPAPR, from the coding sequence GTGTCCGAGCACCAGCGTGATCTCATCGGCTACGGCGCCGAGCCCCCGCACGCCGCATGGCCCGGCGGCGCACGTGTTGCCGTCAGCCTCGTCCTCAACTACGAGGAGGGCGGTGAGCAGAACGTCCTGGAGGGCGATCCCGCCTCCGAGGGATTCCTCCACGAGCTCGTCGGCGCACCGCCCGTGAGCGGCGGGCGCGACCTGAACGTCGAGTCGCTGTTCGCCTACGGCTCGCGGGCCGGCTTCTGGCGCGTCCACCGCACGCTCGCGGCTCACGGTGCGCCGCTCACCGTCTACGCCGTCGCGCAGGCGCTGGAACGCAACCCGGGCGCCGCACGGGCGATGGGCGCCGCCGGCTGGGAGGTCGCGAGCCACAGCCGGCGCTGGATCGACTACCGCCATGTCCCCGAGGACATCGAGCGCGCCGACATCGCGCGCTCGATCGCGACGATCGAGCGGCTCGTCGGCCGCCGGCCCGTCGGCTGGTACACCGGTCGCACGAGCCTCAGTACCCGCCGCCTCGTCGCCGAGGAGGGCGGTTTCCTCTACGACTCCGACGACTACTCGGACGACCTGCCGTTCTACGTCGAGGCGGCGGGCCGGCCGCACCTCGTGGTGCCGTACAGCCTCGACGCGAACGACTTCAAGTTCCTGATCGTCCACGGCTTCACGACCGCCGACGACATGCTCACCTACCTCATCGATACGTTCGACGCGCTGCACGCCGAGGGCGCCGACCGCCCGCGCATGATGAGCGTCGGCCTGCACTGCCGGATCATCGGCCGGCCCGGCCGCATCCGCGCCCTCGACGGATTCCTGAAGCACGTCGCGCAGCGCGGCGGGGCGTGGGTCACCACGCGCGAACGGATCGCGCGCCACTGGCTCACCACGCACCCGGCGCCGCGCTGA
- a CDS encoding antitoxin translates to MSMLDKLKGLIKGHEDTARQGVEKAGDAFDAKTGNKYQSQVDTAQQRINEQLGSTKPPEDRPPQP, encoded by the coding sequence ATGTCGATGCTCGACAAGCTCAAGGGCCTGATCAAGGGCCACGAGGACACAGCCCGGCAAGGCGTCGAGAAGGCCGGCGACGCCTTCGACGCGAAGACCGGTAACAAGTACCAGAGCCAGGTCGACACGGCGCAGCAGAGGATCAACGAGCAGCTGGGATCCACCAAGCCGCCCGAGGACCGCCCGCCGCAGCCCTAG